The DNA segment AAAATAAACTGCCCATATACCAATTGATATTGCTAGTATTTGCTTAATTGCTGCCATACCAAGTAAAAATAATCCCAATGTTATAAATAAAAATATTGACATTCCGAATTTAGGAGAAAACCTCCAATAAAAGTATACAAATGACATTATATAAAGTACTGAAGAAATTGCAATAAAGATTTGAGGATCTGTGGAAATATAAGATTTAATTAATGTTTGATATATCCAAAATGCAGGGTTATTTGATATTTCTAAATAAGACGGATCTAATGAGAACAAAGATGTGGGTACTTCTAGAGTATACCTTCTAATATATACAAATGTATCGTTATAGCTTATTCTTGAACCAGCAAATATCGATAGTAGGATAATAATAATCATTAGCAAAAATTGGTTTATAAATAAATGATTACCCATTTTTATTTTAGGGGAAATAACATCAACAGAATTAGACTTGAAAATCTTATTTTCATTAAAAGTGGTAATCAATGAAATTAAAAAAACTCCCCATAATAATAATATATATGAAATCAAACCTTATACACTCCTATTTCCCTTAATTTCTATTTTGCATATATTATAACCTCTCGCATAAATCATTTCAATGAGGAGTTCAGTCTTTTCCTTTTAGTGCTCATTAAGTTTAGATACATAATAACCCCTATTGGAATTGCTAAAATTGTCATTACCTTCTTAGGAGACTCTTTTATAAAAGCATTATTTCTAATCATAATACTTCCCATTACATATTGTGATGCTGAAATAAATTTGCGGTGAAATGGAGACTCCATAATCATGGAAACTTTTCTTAACTCCAAAAAGCCTCTCGGGTTTTTTTTATATGAATCAATAATGTTATTTGAAGAACCGTCATCCAAATATTCTACATAACATAATACTTTATTAATTATTAATAAATCTTTCTTATTATCTATTAAAAAATATTTCCAAGAAAGGGGTGTAAGTTTTTCTTCTACAAATACAGGATACGGTGGATAACTCTTAAAAACCTCTGTTCTATATATAAATTTCTTGTCACCAGAGAAACTCCGATGTATATTTCTAAACTTTTCTTCTTTTAAATTCGGAGGGAATGATTTCCCTACAATGTTTCCATTTATAAAAGCATCAAGTCCAACCATACCAGCGTAACAATTTCCCCCGAATTTATGCCAGTGTTCTAAAATAATTTCTACTGCGTTATCTGCCAAATAATCATCAGAATCTACACACATTGTTAACTCTGTATTTGCATGTTCATACGCCAAATTATGTGCAGTATGCATGCCGCCATTTATTTTATAAATATATTTTATTTCAAAATCAATACATTCATTAGTCCATCTGTCCACAATATTTTGTGTTTCATCTATTGATCCATCATCAATGATTAGCCAAATAAAATTTTTATTTGTTTGTCTTTTTAAACTTTCATAACATTTATGTAAAGTATGTGCTCTGTTATATGTTGGCGTAAAAACGGTAATAATTGGCATAATATTTCCTTTCCTGTAAATTATAAAAGATATTTTTCTAACTCTTTACCTTTAAATACAAACTAATTTTATTGAAGAGAAAATATATTATCAAATTCAATCGTTCACAATCTGTATTTAATTATTTTTGCAGGCACTCCGCCTACAATTGCTCTTATGGGAACATCTTTTATGACAACTGCACCAGCAGCTACTATGCTTCCTGTAGACACTTCTACCCCACCTAATATAGTTGCTTTTGCACCAATCCAAACATTATCTTCAATTTTCGTATATAGTAAATCAACAGGTTGATCTTTAATTAGAATATTTTCATCACCATACTGATGGGTAGTTGACATAATTGTTACTCCATGAGCAATTGATACATCGTTTCCTATATCGATTCTACCTGTAGAATCGATATAACACATTGGATGAATACTTACATTACTACCAATAGATAAATTTTTAAGCTTATAGAGATATACATTTGGATGAATAGAGACATTGTCTCCGCATTCTTTCGTAATAGTTTTTAAAAATATATATCTGATAAGTAATCCTTTATTACCTTTCATCATTCGAAAAACCTCAAATAACTTTTGGTGAATACTACAAGGTAAAAAATTACAAAAATACACTAACATACCAATAACAGGCTTAAATTTCTCGAATTTATCTCTTCCTCTAATCATTTTATCACCCTAAATTTACTTTGTACCACTCAATTGCGGCTTTAATCCCAAGCTCAAAATCCCATTCTGGTTCATACTCAAGCAATTCCTTTGCTAAACTTATATCCGCATTACTATGCTTAATATCACCTTTCCGTTCAGGACCAAAAATTGGTTTGATGTCTTTTCCTAAGGCTTTACACAACTCTTCATAAATATCAATCAAATATTCCCTACCACCAAAAGCAATATTAAAAGCTTGTCCTGCTGATTCATGAGAAGCCAGACACGATTTTAAATTCGCTTCAATTACATTTTCAATATAAGTAAAGTCCCTACTTTGTTTACCGTCACCATTAATTGTTGCTTGCTCATCATTTAGTAATTGTTTAAGAAATTTCGGGATAACCGCTGCATATGCACCATCAGGATCTTGTCTTCTACCAAATACATTGAAATAACGCATACCGTACGTATCAAGGCCATATAGTTTCGTATATAGTTTTCCATACTCCTCATCCACCTTTTTAGTAAGGGCGTAAGGTGACAATACATTTCCTTCTCTACCTTCTTGTTTGGGAAGGTTTGGTTCGTCTCCGTACACAGAGGAACTTGAAGCATAGACAAATTTCTTCACACCATTATGTCTAGCTGCTTCCATCATATTTATTGTACCTTTTATATTAACCTCTTCGTAGAATAATGGCATCTCGATACTTCTTGGCACACTGCCCCATGCAGCTTGATGCAATACAAAATCGATACCTTCACAAGCTTTCATACATGTTTTAAGATCACGAATATCTCCCTCAATAAATTCATAGCTTGAGTTTGCAATAAACATTTCAACATTTTCTTTTTTTCCAGTTGAAAAGTTATCCAATCCCCTTACTTGATAGCCAAGTTTAAGAATTGCTTCTACCAAATTGGAACCAATAAAACCAGCTGATCCAGTAACTAAAAATCTAGAGCCTTCTGGAAACTTAATATTTGCATATCCCATTTTATAACCTCCAATATGTTAACCCAACATTCTCTGCTTCTTTTCGATTAAATATTCCTTTGATGTCTATTAATACAAAATCATTTTTTTCACTACATACTTCAAATTCAGATGTCGCTGCTACTTCACTCATAACTTCTGAATGAATATTACTAGATGTACTATACATTCCTTTTACATCTTCTAAATGAATATTATTGAACTCTTTATGAGGTACTGCAAAAATAATTGCATCCATATCCTTTATATCTTCTACTTCAGAAAGAGCAATGTTATATTCTCTTAAAAGATCTTCTCTATCTGCTACTGGGTCCACAACCTTCACTTCTATTCCGTATTCTTCTAATTCTCTAATCACATCTACTACTTTTGTATTTCGAACATCTGGACAATTTTCTTTAAAAGTAACACCAAATATGGCTACTTTAGAACCATTTATTTGTTTGTTTGCTTTTATCATTTTTTTTACAGTACTTTCAGCAACATATTTACCCATATCATCATTTATTTTTCTTCCTGAAAGAATAATCTGAGAATGATACCCTAATTGTTCTGCTTTATATGTAAGATAGTAAGGATCCACACCTATGCAGTGACCTCCTACTAGTCCAGGAGAGAATTCAAGGAAATTCCACTTTGTTCCTGCTGCTTCAAGTACTGCTTTAGTATCAATATCCATTTTATTAAATATAATAGATAACTCATTCATAAATGCAATATTAATATCACGTTGAGAATTCTCAATAACTTTCGCAGCTTCAGCCACTTTTATACTTTCAGCTTTATACACTCCAACGTCTACTACTAACTCATATACTTTTGCAACAATATCAAGTGTCTCTTTATCCATCCCTGCTACCACTTTAATAATCGTTGCTAATCTATGTTCTTGATCACCAGGGTTAATTCTTTCAGGCGAATAACCAACTTTAAAATCTACACCACATTTCATTCCAGATTCTCTTTCCAAAATAGGAACGCAAATTTCTTCGGTGACACCTGGATAAACAGTAGATTCATAAACTACAATTGAACCTTTAGTTAAGTTTTTACCGAGCGTTCTACTTGCTGATTCAATCGGTGTTAAGTCCGGTGTACGATCTTCTCTTACTGGTGTTGGTACTGCAACAATATGGAATTTAGCCTCTTTAAGTCTTAATTCATCTGAAGTAAAGTCTACAGTAGTTTGCTTGATGACTTCATCTCCCACTTCTTTGGTAGGATCTATACCATTTTTATAAAGTACAATTTTTTCTATATTAACATCAAATCCAATTACATCTATTTTCTTAGCGAAAGCCACCGCTATTGGCATCCCTACATAACCTAGTCCAATTAATGATATTTTTTCTTCTCTACTTACAATCTTTTCATATAAGTTCATATCAGTTCTCCCTATAAATTGTTAATTTCATCAATGTAAGCATTGATGACTATTTTTCGATTATATTCTTTTTCCATCTTTCTACGTCCAGCAAAGCCCATACTTTTCTTTTTATCGTAAGGTAACTCAATGAATTTTATGATTGCTTCAACTAAACTATCAGCATTTTTAGCTTCGAATCCAAATCCACTGGTTTCTTCGTCAAAAGTTTCTCTACATCCAGGAATGTTAGATGCTAGAACTGGACGACCTGTTGCAGCGGATTCTAATAATACGTTAGACATACCTTCATGATATGAGGGATTAATTGTTGCATGGCTTTTTTTTATAAAAGTATGAACGTCATTTTGGCGACCGTGATATTTTATAATTTTGTTATTATCTAGTTCTTTTAATAGCTGAGTATAGTCTTCCTCTCTATCTCCGACTATATCAAATTGAACATTAGGATATTTTTCTTTAACTCTATTAGCAGCTTCTATTAATTCATCAATACCTTTATCCTTCATAATACGTCCAATGAAAAGAAATTTAATCAACCGATCATCTTCGGGGTATTCTTCAAATGAATGTTGTGTCAGGTTTACACCTGATCCTGGAACTAACCTAGATTTACTCTTTACAATATTGTTGTTATTAAAAAAAAGTTTATTAGGTTCATTCTGAAAAAATATGCACTTAGCCTTCTTTAAACCAGTTCTGTATAAAAATAATGAAATTTTTTGTATTAAACCTCTGCTCTCAATTGAAGTACCTAACCCTGTTATATTTGCTATATAAAATACGCGTAGTAGCCTACATGCCAAACCGCCATAAACATTTGGTTTAATTGTATAGGTTAAAACCACATTAGGTTTTAAATTTTTCACTAAATTAAAATACGAAATAAACAACTTCAAATCAGTTATTGGATTAGTCCCCCTACTGTTAATAGAAGTTTTTACAATACTACACCCCATCTGCGTAAAATATGACATTTTATTATCCTCAGGTGCTGCAATTACAACCTCATAT comes from the Paenisporosarcina antarctica genome and includes:
- a CDS encoding acyltransferase, which translates into the protein MIRGRDKFEKFKPVIGMLVYFCNFLPCSIHQKLFEVFRMMKGNKGLLIRYIFLKTITKECGDNVSIHPNVYLYKLKNLSIGSNVSIHPMCYIDSTGRIDIGNDVSIAHGVTIMSTTHQYGDENILIKDQPVDLLYTKIEDNVWIGAKATILGGVEVSTGSIVAAGAVVIKDVPIRAIVGGVPAKIIKYRL
- a CDS encoding SDR family oxidoreductase; translated protein: MGYANIKFPEGSRFLVTGSAGFIGSNLVEAILKLGYQVRGLDNFSTGKKENVEMFIANSSYEFIEGDIRDLKTCMKACEGIDFVLHQAAWGSVPRSIEMPLFYEEVNIKGTINMMEAARHNGVKKFVYASSSSVYGDEPNLPKQEGREGNVLSPYALTKKVDEEYGKLYTKLYGLDTYGMRYFNVFGRRQDPDGAYAAVIPKFLKQLLNDEQATINGDGKQSRDFTYIENVIEANLKSCLASHESAGQAFNIAFGGREYLIDIYEELCKALGKDIKPIFGPERKGDIKHSNADISLAKELLEYEPEWDFELGIKAAIEWYKVNLG
- a CDS encoding glycosyltransferase family 4 protein; translation: MLVLTNSIKGLYSFRRELIEELIIQKYEVVIAAPEDNKMSYFTQMGCSIVKTSINSRGTNPITDLKLFISYFNLVKNLKPNVVLTYTIKPNVYGGLACRLLRVFYIANITGLGTSIESRGLIQKISLFLYRTGLKKAKCIFFQNEPNKLFFNNNNIVKSKSRLVPGSGVNLTQHSFEEYPEDDRLIKFLFIGRIMKDKGIDELIEAANRVKEKYPNVQFDIVGDREEDYTQLLKELDNNKIIKYHGRQNDVHTFIKKSHATINPSYHEGMSNVLLESAATGRPVLASNIPGCRETFDEETSGFGFEAKNADSLVEAIIKFIELPYDKKKSMGFAGRRKMEKEYNRKIVINAYIDEINNL
- a CDS encoding glycosyltransferase family 2 protein, whose amino-acid sequence is MPIITVFTPTYNRAHTLHKCYESLKRQTNKNFIWLIIDDGSIDETQNIVDRWTNECIDFEIKYIYKINGGMHTAHNLAYEHANTELTMCVDSDDYLADNAVEIILEHWHKFGGNCYAGMVGLDAFINGNIVGKSFPPNLKEEKFRNIHRSFSGDKKFIYRTEVFKSYPPYPVFVEEKLTPLSWKYFLIDNKKDLLIINKVLCYVEYLDDGSSNNIIDSYKKNPRGFLELRKVSMIMESPFHRKFISASQYVMGSIMIRNNAFIKESPKKVMTILAIPIGVIMYLNLMSTKRKRLNSSLK
- a CDS encoding nucleotide sugar dehydrogenase, with protein sequence MNLYEKIVSREEKISLIGLGYVGMPIAVAFAKKIDVIGFDVNIEKIVLYKNGIDPTKEVGDEVIKQTTVDFTSDELRLKEAKFHIVAVPTPVREDRTPDLTPIESASRTLGKNLTKGSIVVYESTVYPGVTEEICVPILERESGMKCGVDFKVGYSPERINPGDQEHRLATIIKVVAGMDKETLDIVAKVYELVVDVGVYKAESIKVAEAAKVIENSQRDINIAFMNELSIIFNKMDIDTKAVLEAAGTKWNFLEFSPGLVGGHCIGVDPYYLTYKAEQLGYHSQIILSGRKINDDMGKYVAESTVKKMIKANKQINGSKVAIFGVTFKENCPDVRNTKVVDVIRELEEYGIEVKVVDPVADREDLLREYNIALSEVEDIKDMDAIIFAVPHKEFNNIHLEDVKGMYSTSSNIHSEVMSEVAATSEFEVCSEKNDFVLIDIKGIFNRKEAENVGLTYWRL